The following are from one region of the Hydrogenimonas sp. SS33 genome:
- the fliF gene encoding flagellar basal-body MS-ring/collar protein FliF yields the protein MNFKELTAQLTRMYEKLNRAQKIVIAGTLFAVIGFIVFLVLYTSSARSSDYAVLFDHLSSKDAGLIIQELDKEGVPYKIPRDGVIEVPKSEVYKVRINVASKGLPKESHVGFELFDKQEFGSTDFDQRVKFLRALEGELSRTIQSLQPIQSAVVHLAIPKESVFVSKSSPPTASVVVKTVDDMRLSRKQIAGIKNLVAAAVANLKPENVKIVNEFGEPLEAGDRDEGELVKQQIAYKNRFEKAYEEKIVNMLAPFIGGKSRVVAKVTADFDFSQRSSVSEHYDPDNVVRSEQSMEEKRTGPAPEKPGGVPGAVSNIGPVQGVESKSGQQKFQKSTTTTNYEVSKTVSNVKGPFATLRRITAAVVVDGKYVPGEDGTMQYRPRDAEELARISDLVKQAIGFNPKRGDQVTVSNFQFETTAQGMEPNPYKSAVSTFYAYVEPILPVLKFLLLFVILFLFYKKVIVPFSQRMLEVPVEEEGEGEPVLHLDEEEHESLAEKFTEMRKKVEEQLGLTEEFSEEELKYDILLEKVKEMAEERTEEFAALINALIRDENEMEQSVTAGQNKEKS from the coding sequence ATGAATTTCAAAGAGCTGACCGCCCAACTGACGCGGATGTACGAGAAACTCAACCGGGCCCAGAAAATCGTGATTGCCGGGACCCTTTTCGCCGTCATCGGCTTCATTGTCTTTCTCGTACTCTACACCTCCTCCGCGCGCAGCAGCGACTATGCGGTGCTCTTCGACCACCTCTCCTCCAAAGATGCGGGGCTCATCATCCAGGAGCTCGACAAGGAGGGCGTCCCCTACAAGATTCCCCGGGACGGGGTCATCGAGGTTCCCAAGAGTGAGGTTTACAAAGTCCGCATCAATGTCGCCTCCAAGGGACTGCCGAAAGAGAGTCACGTCGGCTTCGAACTCTTCGACAAGCAGGAGTTCGGCTCCACCGACTTCGACCAGCGGGTGAAATTTCTCAGGGCCCTGGAGGGGGAGCTCTCCCGAACCATACAGAGCCTGCAGCCGATACAGAGCGCCGTGGTCCATCTCGCCATCCCCAAAGAGAGTGTCTTCGTCTCCAAATCGTCGCCCCCCACCGCGTCGGTCGTCGTCAAAACCGTTGACGATATGCGCCTCTCCCGCAAACAGATCGCGGGGATCAAAAACCTTGTCGCGGCGGCGGTAGCCAATCTCAAACCCGAAAATGTGAAGATCGTCAACGAATTCGGCGAACCTCTGGAAGCGGGCGACCGGGACGAAGGGGAGCTGGTCAAACAGCAGATCGCCTACAAGAACCGCTTCGAAAAGGCTTACGAAGAGAAGATCGTCAATATGCTCGCCCCCTTCATAGGCGGCAAGTCCCGGGTGGTGGCGAAAGTGACCGCCGATTTCGACTTCTCCCAGCGAAGCAGCGTCTCCGAGCACTACGACCCGGACAATGTGGTCCGAAGCGAACAGAGCATGGAGGAGAAGCGCACGGGCCCCGCGCCCGAAAAACCGGGCGGCGTCCCCGGGGCGGTCAGCAACATCGGCCCGGTGCAGGGGGTCGAGAGCAAAAGCGGCCAGCAGAAGTTTCAGAAGTCGACGACGACCACCAACTACGAAGTCTCCAAAACCGTTTCCAATGTCAAGGGGCCTTTCGCCACGCTTCGGCGCATCACGGCCGCCGTCGTGGTGGACGGCAAATATGTTCCCGGAGAGGACGGTACCATGCAGTACCGCCCCAGGGATGCGGAAGAGTTGGCCCGCATCAGCGATCTCGTCAAACAGGCGATCGGCTTCAACCCCAAGCGCGGGGACCAGGTGACGGTTTCCAATTTCCAGTTCGAAACCACGGCCCAGGGGATGGAACCCAACCCCTACAAATCGGCGGTCTCCACCTTCTACGCCTATGTGGAACCCATCCTCCCGGTGCTGAAGTTCCTGCTTCTTTTCGTCATTCTCTTTCTCTTCTACAAGAAGGTCATCGTCCCCTTCAGCCAGCGGATGCTGGAGGTGCCGGTGGAGGAGGAGGGCGAAGGGGAGCCCGTGCTCCATCTGGATGAGGAGGAGCACGAATCCCTGGCGGAGAAATTTACCGAAATGCGTAAAAAGGTGGAGGAGCAGCTCGGCCTGACGGAAGAGTTCAGCGAAGAGGAGCTGAAGTACGACATTCTGCTCGAAAAGGTGAAGGAGATGGCCGAAGAGCGGACCGAGGAGTTCGCCGCCCTCATCAATGCGCTGATCCGTGACGAAAACGAAATGGAGCAGAGTGTCACCGCCGGCCAGAACAAGGAGAAATCGTGA
- the lysA gene encoding diaminopimelate decarboxylase produces MIDFRALAERYDTPLYVYDFNRITEQYEKLKKAFSGRKSLISYAVKANSNLSVITHLAGLGAGADCVSIGEVKRALTAGVPKYKIIFSGVGKRDDEIEEALRDDILMINLESEAEMGRVEAIAAKLGMQARVSIRVNPNIDPKTHPYISTGLHENKFGVDIETAKRMYIAANKSAHLDPVGIHFHIGSQLTELEPIKEAATIVADLVRSLLAIKIELKFFDIGGGLGIVYDDETTIEPYDYAQAVLGTLYGLDMTIMCEPGRFIVGNAGWFLTRVLYEKVNEGKRFIIVDGAMNDLLRPSLYNAYHKVEVVGKSEEGAPADVVGPVCESGDFFAKNRPLPPTEPGDLVLIHSAGAYGFVMASNYNTRPRPAEVAVIDGADRCIRQRETFDDLVRLEKMCL; encoded by the coding sequence TTGATCGACTTCAGAGCGCTCGCGGAGAGATACGACACTCCGCTCTATGTCTATGATTTCAACCGCATCACCGAACAGTACGAAAAACTTAAAAAGGCTTTTTCGGGACGCAAATCCCTGATCAGTTATGCCGTGAAGGCCAACTCGAATCTCTCCGTCATCACCCATCTGGCCGGCCTGGGTGCCGGTGCCGACTGCGTCTCCATCGGGGAGGTGAAGCGGGCCTTGACGGCGGGCGTGCCCAAATACAAGATCATTTTCAGCGGCGTCGGTAAGAGGGACGACGAGATCGAAGAGGCGCTCAGAGACGACATTCTGATGATCAACCTCGAAAGCGAAGCGGAGATGGGGCGGGTCGAAGCGATTGCCGCGAAACTGGGGATGCAGGCACGCGTCAGCATCCGCGTCAACCCCAACATCGACCCCAAAACCCACCCCTACATCTCCACGGGGCTGCATGAAAACAAGTTCGGTGTCGACATCGAGACTGCCAAGCGCATGTATATCGCGGCCAACAAATCGGCGCACCTCGACCCCGTGGGCATCCATTTTCATATCGGCTCCCAACTGACGGAGCTGGAACCCATCAAAGAGGCGGCGACGATCGTCGCGGACCTGGTGCGAAGCCTGCTGGCCATCAAGATCGAACTGAAATTTTTCGATATCGGCGGGGGTCTGGGCATCGTCTACGACGACGAAACGACCATCGAACCCTACGACTACGCCCAGGCGGTGCTGGGCACGCTCTACGGGCTCGACATGACCATTATGTGCGAACCGGGGCGTTTTATCGTGGGCAACGCGGGATGGTTTCTGACCCGCGTTCTCTATGAGAAGGTGAACGAAGGGAAGCGCTTCATCATCGTAGACGGAGCCATGAACGACCTGCTGCGCCCCAGCCTCTACAACGCCTACCACAAAGTGGAGGTGGTCGGCAAGAGCGAAGAGGGGGCTCCCGCGGACGTGGTGGGGCCGGTCTGCGAAAGCGGGGACTTTTTCGCCAAAAACCGGCCGCTGCCGCCGACGGAGCCGGGGGACCTGGTGCTCATCCACAGCGCGGGCGCCTACGGCTTTGTCATGGCAAGCAACTACAACACCCGCCCCAGGCCCGCCGAAGTGGCCGTCATCGACGGCGCGGACCGCTGCATCCGGCAGCGGGAGACCTTCGACGACCTGGTGCGGCTGGAGAAGATGTGCCTGTGA
- the fliG gene encoding flagellar motor switch protein FliG, translated as MAEKIAILLIQLGEDVTTTVFSHLDVEAITEISKYIAMAKTIDKPVAMAILEEFYAIMQSNQYLSTGGLDYAKEILYKALGPEEAKKIIERLSKSMQSTQNFSFLSKIKPQQLADFIVNEHPQTIALILAHMDPGDAANVLSFFDDDLRAVIAMRMANLGDISPQIIKRVSTVLESKLESLASYKVEVGGPRAVADIFNRLGQKAAKSTLTQIEQLDEQLASSIKEMMFTFEDIVNLDNNAVREILKAVDKKDLMLALKSAPEELKERFLSNMSQRAREAFEEEMQFMGAVKVKEVEGAQRKIVEVVQKLAEEGVVSIGEAEEMIE; from the coding sequence ATGGCGGAGAAGATCGCCATTTTGCTCATTCAGCTGGGTGAAGATGTGACCACTACCGTCTTTTCCCATCTGGATGTGGAAGCGATCACCGAAATTTCCAAATATATCGCGATGGCAAAAACCATCGACAAGCCGGTGGCCATGGCGATTCTGGAGGAGTTCTACGCGATCATGCAGTCCAACCAGTACCTGAGCACGGGGGGTCTGGACTATGCGAAGGAGATCCTCTACAAGGCACTGGGGCCGGAAGAGGCGAAAAAGATCATCGAACGCCTCTCCAAGTCGATGCAGAGCACCCAGAATTTCAGTTTCCTCTCCAAAATCAAGCCCCAGCAGCTGGCCGACTTCATCGTCAACGAGCATCCCCAGACCATCGCCCTCATCCTCGCCCATATGGACCCCGGCGACGCCGCCAACGTCCTCAGCTTTTTCGACGACGACCTCCGGGCCGTCATCGCCATGCGGATGGCCAACCTGGGCGATATTTCCCCCCAGATCATCAAACGGGTCTCCACCGTTTTGGAGAGCAAACTCGAGTCGCTGGCGAGCTACAAGGTGGAAGTGGGCGGCCCCAGGGCCGTCGCCGACATCTTCAACCGGCTGGGCCAGAAGGCGGCCAAGTCGACGCTTACGCAGATCGAGCAGCTCGACGAGCAGCTGGCCAGCTCCATCAAGGAGATGATGTTCACCTTCGAAGATATTGTCAATCTGGACAACAATGCCGTCCGGGAGATTCTCAAGGCGGTGGACAAGAAGGACCTCATGCTCGCCCTCAAGAGCGCGCCCGAAGAGTTGAAGGAGCGCTTCCTCTCCAACATGTCCCAGCGTGCGAGGGAAGCCTTCGAAGAGGAAATGCAGTTCATGGGGGCGGTCAAGGTCAAAGAGGTGGAAGGGGCACAGCGCAAGATCGTCGAAGTGGTGCAGAAGCTGGCGGAAGAGGGTGTCGTGAGCATCGGAGAAGCCGAGGAGATGATAGAGTAG
- a CDS encoding HAD-IIA family hydrolase, which produces MIDVQGTLIDDRDKSPIPGAVETIKRLHEAGVPYVLVTNNTKQESARFREELRKKGFVFDDEQYLDPLMVLDGKVPPCPVAAYGTPEFLEVLQKRGYRLDYGRPEAVLVAIKPDFTNDDYAGMIEAVLKGARLVGMHETSIYAKNGRRYPGVGAILRMVAFATGSGYEVVGKPSPAFYEEALARLRRQRPGLTFSEVTMVSDDLLGDLVGAKKMGMQTVLVLSGKIASVDEVREHLAEGADAVAKTAAAWFELREKGAA; this is translated from the coding sequence ATGATCGACGTTCAGGGCACCCTGATCGACGACCGGGACAAATCGCCGATTCCGGGAGCGGTGGAGACCATAAAGCGGCTTCATGAAGCGGGCGTGCCCTACGTGCTGGTGACCAACAACACGAAACAGGAGAGTGCCCGCTTCAGGGAGGAGCTGCGAAAGAAGGGGTTCGTCTTCGACGACGAGCAATACCTGGACCCGCTGATGGTGTTGGACGGCAAAGTTCCCCCCTGCCCGGTCGCCGCCTACGGGACACCCGAATTTCTCGAAGTGCTCCAAAAACGGGGCTACCGTCTCGACTACGGGCGTCCCGAGGCGGTGCTGGTGGCGATCAAACCCGATTTCACCAACGACGACTATGCCGGGATGATCGAAGCGGTGTTGAAGGGCGCGCGCCTTGTCGGCATGCACGAAACCTCCATCTACGCCAAGAACGGCCGGCGCTACCCGGGGGTGGGCGCCATTCTGAGAATGGTCGCGTTCGCGACCGGAAGCGGTTATGAAGTGGTCGGCAAACCGAGTCCCGCTTTCTACGAGGAGGCGTTGGCCAGACTGCGCCGGCAGCGGCCCGGACTCACCTTTTCGGAGGTGACGATGGTCAGCGACGACCTTCTGGGCGATCTGGTCGGCGCGAAGAAGATGGGGATGCAGACGGTGCTGGTGCTCAGCGGCAAGATCGCCTCGGTCGACGAGGTGCGCGAACATCTCGCCGAAGGGGCCGATGCCGTGGCGAAGACGGCGGCAGCCTGGTTCGAACTCAGGGAAAAGGGGGCGGCATGA
- the dxs gene encoding 1-deoxy-D-xylulose-5-phosphate synthase, translating to MEITDIKTMNIAELEELAQKIRDRILDVVSRNGGHLSSTLGATDLIVAMHYVFDASKDPFLFDVSHQAYAHKLLTGRWEAFETLRQFGGISGYTKPDESPYDYYVAGHSSTSVSLAVGAAKAIRLRGEEGERIPVVMIGDGAMSAGMVYEALNELGDRKYPAVIILNDNEMSIAKPIGAISRILSQAMASPFYQKFKSQTEKMLERFPESARYMAKRMEEGMRMITPGILFEEMGLEYIGPVDGHDIAQLVETLETAKSMAKPVIVHAQTTKGKGYKIAEGYYEHWHGVGPFDKESGESLKKSGAPSATKIFSDRLCELAGEDEKIVGVTAAMPSGTGMKQLMEKFPDRFWDVGIAEQHAVTSMGPLAKEGFKPVVAIYSTFLQRGYDQVIHDIALMNLPVAFAIDRAGIVGEDGETHQGAFDISYLRTVPNMTLFAPRDNATLEEAVRFAIDYPTPCAFRYPRGAMKLENGRYRATPFEKGKAEYLEESGEILLVGYGNGVGRAAAVRDILKERGIEAALMDLRFVKPIDKAVLESAAKRYGRWFVFSDGAKMGGVASAIMEALMPETLEKVAIESFEFEDRFIPHGGTQKVEEYLGLLPEQIAEKIVNILEEADR from the coding sequence ATGGAAATCACCGATATCAAAACCATGAACATCGCCGAGCTCGAAGAGCTGGCCCAAAAGATCCGGGACCGGATTCTCGATGTCGTCAGCCGCAACGGCGGCCATCTGAGCAGCACACTCGGTGCGACCGACCTGATCGTGGCGATGCATTACGTCTTCGACGCATCGAAAGACCCGTTTCTGTTCGATGTGAGCCACCAGGCCTATGCCCACAAACTGCTCACGGGGCGGTGGGAAGCTTTCGAAACATTGCGGCAGTTCGGCGGTATCAGCGGGTATACCAAACCGGACGAGTCGCCTTACGACTACTATGTCGCCGGCCACAGCTCTACCTCGGTCTCCCTTGCCGTGGGTGCGGCCAAGGCGATCCGCCTCAGAGGCGAAGAGGGGGAGCGGATTCCCGTCGTCATGATCGGCGACGGCGCCATGAGTGCGGGGATGGTTTACGAAGCGCTCAACGAACTGGGTGACAGGAAGTATCCGGCCGTCATCATTCTCAACGACAACGAGATGAGCATCGCCAAACCCATCGGCGCCATCAGCCGGATTCTCTCCCAGGCGATGGCGAGTCCCTTCTATCAGAAATTCAAGAGCCAGACCGAAAAGATGCTGGAACGCTTTCCCGAGTCGGCCCGCTATATGGCCAAGCGGATGGAAGAGGGGATGCGGATGATCACGCCGGGCATCCTTTTCGAAGAGATGGGGCTGGAGTACATCGGCCCCGTCGACGGCCACGACATTGCCCAGTTGGTAGAGACCCTGGAAACGGCAAAAAGCATGGCAAAACCGGTCATCGTGCATGCCCAGACCACGAAAGGGAAGGGGTACAAGATCGCGGAAGGGTACTACGAACACTGGCACGGTGTCGGTCCATTCGACAAAGAGAGCGGCGAAAGCCTGAAAAAGAGCGGCGCTCCCAGTGCCACGAAAATCTTCAGTGACCGGCTATGCGAACTCGCAGGCGAGGATGAGAAGATCGTAGGTGTCACCGCCGCCATGCCCAGCGGCACCGGCATGAAGCAGTTGATGGAGAAGTTTCCCGACCGCTTCTGGGATGTAGGCATCGCCGAGCAGCATGCCGTCACCTCCATGGGGCCGCTGGCGAAAGAGGGCTTCAAACCGGTCGTCGCCATCTACTCCACCTTTCTTCAGCGGGGCTATGACCAGGTGATCCACGATATCGCCCTGATGAACCTCCCTGTCGCCTTCGCTATCGACCGGGCGGGAATCGTGGGAGAGGATGGAGAGACCCATCAGGGGGCTTTTGACATCAGTTACCTGCGCACGGTACCCAACATGACCCTTTTCGCCCCCAGGGACAACGCCACACTCGAAGAGGCGGTGCGTTTTGCGATTGACTATCCGACCCCCTGTGCCTTCCGCTATCCCCGCGGGGCGATGAAGCTGGAAAACGGCCGCTACCGGGCTACACCGTTTGAAAAAGGAAAGGCGGAGTACCTGGAAGAGTCGGGAGAGATACTGCTGGTCGGTTACGGCAACGGTGTGGGCCGGGCGGCAGCGGTCAGGGACATTCTCAAAGAGAGGGGCATCGAAGCGGCGCTGATGGATCTTCGCTTCGTCAAACCCATCGACAAAGCGGTGCTCGAAAGTGCCGCGAAGAGATACGGCCGATGGTTCGTCTTCAGTGACGGAGCGAAAATGGGCGGGGTCGCCTCCGCCATCATGGAAGCGCTGATGCCCGAGACTCTGGAAAAAGTGGCTATCGAATCCTTCGAATTCGAAGACCGGTTCATTCCCCACGGCGGTACGCAGAAAGTGGAGGAGTATCTTGGGCTTCTGCCAGAGCAGATTGCGGAGAAAATCGTGAATATATTAGAGGAAGCGGACCGGTAA
- a CDS encoding peroxiredoxin, giving the protein MIVTKKAPDFTANAVLGNNEIVDNFNLYENFGEKGTVLFFYPLDFTFVCPSEIIAFDHRLDEFTSRGINVIGCSVDSHFTHLAWKNTPVDKGGIGQVRYPLVADLTKQIARDYDVLLEDAGVALRGSFLIDTDGTVRHAVINDLPLGRNIDEMIRMIDAMLFTNEHGEVCPAGWHKGEEGMKADPNGVAEYLAKHAEEL; this is encoded by the coding sequence ATGATCGTCACGAAAAAAGCACCCGACTTCACCGCCAATGCGGTTCTCGGCAACAATGAGATTGTCGACAATTTCAACCTCTACGAAAATTTCGGCGAAAAGGGTACGGTCCTTTTCTTCTATCCCCTCGACTTCACCTTTGTCTGCCCTTCCGAAATCATCGCTTTCGACCATCGTCTCGATGAATTCACCAGCCGCGGCATCAATGTTATCGGATGCTCCGTCGACAGCCACTTCACCCACCTGGCATGGAAAAACACGCCGGTCGACAAGGGAGGTATCGGACAGGTACGCTATCCTCTGGTCGCCGACCTGACCAAGCAGATCGCCCGGGATTACGATGTCCTTCTCGAAGATGCCGGTGTCGCCCTGCGCGGCTCTTTCCTGATCGATACCGACGGAACGGTCCGCCATGCGGTCATCAACGACCTTCCTCTGGGCCGCAACATCGATGAAATGATCCGCATGATCGACGCCATGCTCTTTACCAACGAGCACGGCGAAGTCTGCCCCGCAGGCTGGCACAAAGGGGAGGAAGGCATGAAGGCCGATCCCAACGGTGTCGCCGAATACCTGGCCAAACACGCCGAAGAGCTCTGA
- the pheA gene encoding prephenate dehydratase, with amino-acid sequence MTLDELRRAIDAIDDELLELLNRRIEVVQKVGELKHKTGSAIYRPEREKAIIERLVANNRGPLTPAAIEAIFVEIFAVARNFEQPQRVAYLGPEGSFTHQAAENRFGAMSEYIPLHSIPAVFKAVHADRAKFAVVPIENNTNGFVGETLDELAKTDLKIVAELYMPIHHSFVSKAQHLQQIKRIYSKDIAFNQCRNFLLDHDLDSIEYIPVESTAKAARLAAEDTESAAICSHIAAKLYHVPIMFENIEDNHRNQTRFIILSDFENAPSGRDKTSILAKLSDRPGSLYEFLQSFHEAKVNLKKIESRPATEQSGFDYWFYIDFEGHREEPHIKALFEKHKEEIKYLGSYVQNG; translated from the coding sequence ATGACACTGGACGAACTGCGCAGAGCGATCGACGCGATCGACGACGAACTGCTCGAACTCCTCAACCGTCGGATCGAAGTGGTCCAGAAGGTGGGGGAACTCAAGCACAAAACCGGAAGCGCCATCTACCGGCCCGAGCGGGAGAAGGCGATCATCGAACGGCTGGTGGCCAACAACAGGGGGCCGCTCACGCCTGCGGCGATCGAAGCGATCTTCGTGGAGATCTTCGCCGTCGCCCGCAACTTCGAACAGCCCCAGCGGGTCGCCTACCTGGGGCCCGAGGGGAGCTTCACCCACCAGGCGGCGGAGAACCGTTTCGGCGCCATGAGTGAATATATCCCCCTCCACTCCATTCCCGCCGTCTTCAAAGCGGTCCATGCCGACAGGGCGAAATTCGCCGTGGTGCCCATCGAAAACAACACCAACGGCTTCGTGGGCGAAACCCTGGACGAACTGGCGAAGACCGATCTGAAGATCGTGGCCGAACTCTATATGCCCATCCACCACTCTTTTGTCTCCAAGGCCCAGCACCTGCAGCAGATCAAACGGATCTACTCCAAGGATATCGCTTTCAACCAGTGCCGGAACTTCCTTCTCGACCATGACCTGGACAGCATCGAGTACATTCCCGTCGAGTCGACGGCGAAGGCGGCGCGGCTGGCGGCGGAAGATACCGAGAGTGCCGCCATCTGCTCCCATATCGCGGCGAAGCTCTACCACGTGCCCATCATGTTCGAAAACATCGAAGACAACCACCGCAACCAGACCCGCTTCATCATTCTCAGCGACTTCGAAAACGCCCCAAGCGGCAGGGACAAAACCTCCATTCTGGCCAAGCTTTCCGACCGGCCCGGAAGCCTCTACGAGTTTCTTCAGAGCTTCCACGAAGCGAAGGTCAACCTCAAGAAGATCGAAAGCCGGCCGGCGACGGAACAGTCAGGGTTCGACTACTGGTTCTACATCGATTTCGAAGGGCACAGGGAAGAGCCCCATATCAAGGCACTTTTCGAAAAGCACAAAGAGGAGATCAAGTATCTTGGCAGCTATGTACAGAACGGGTAG
- the hisC gene encoding histidinol-phosphate transaminase: MKFNPVIEHLKTYEPGKPIELVVREFGIDPADIVKLASNENPWGCSPRARAAVAADAHLMYRYPDDTMTALKTALADRFGVEERELIVGAGSDQIIEFACHAKLYGGAKVLQSEITFAMYQIYAAQCGAVVVKAPGVAHDLDAMYELYREHDPEIIFICAPNNPTGDCLDRVDIENFIEKIDTDTLVVVDGAYQEYAAYKDRNKAIDPAVLIAKYPHVLYLGTFSKAYGLGGMRVGYGIAQKEIIRSLYKLRPPFNVTTLSLIAAEASLKDEDFVDMTLRSCFEEMARFERFAKERQIETIDSYTNFITYRLDGVTDSTALADRLLKRGIIVRDLKGYGLNAIRITIGRPEENDRFFKTTAKLLDNGTK; encoded by the coding sequence ATGAAGTTCAACCCCGTCATCGAACATCTCAAAACCTACGAACCGGGCAAGCCCATCGAGCTGGTGGTGCGGGAGTTCGGCATCGACCCCGCCGACATCGTCAAACTCGCCTCCAACGAAAACCCGTGGGGGTGCAGTCCCCGGGCCAGGGCGGCGGTGGCAGCCGACGCCCATCTGATGTACCGCTATCCCGACGACACCATGACGGCGCTGAAAACCGCACTTGCGGATCGGTTCGGTGTGGAGGAGAGAGAGCTGATCGTCGGCGCCGGAAGCGACCAGATCATCGAGTTCGCGTGCCATGCCAAACTCTACGGCGGCGCGAAGGTCCTGCAGAGTGAAATCACCTTCGCCATGTACCAGATCTATGCCGCCCAGTGCGGTGCCGTCGTCGTCAAGGCGCCCGGCGTCGCCCACGACCTGGATGCGATGTACGAACTCTACCGGGAGCACGACCCGGAGATCATCTTCATCTGCGCCCCCAACAACCCCACCGGCGACTGCCTCGATCGGGTCGACATCGAAAATTTCATCGAAAAGATCGATACCGATACCCTGGTGGTCGTCGACGGCGCCTACCAGGAGTACGCCGCCTACAAAGACCGCAACAAAGCGATCGACCCGGCGGTCTTGATCGCCAAATACCCCCATGTCCTCTATCTGGGGACCTTCTCCAAAGCCTACGGGCTGGGCGGTATGCGGGTCGGATACGGCATCGCACAAAAGGAGATCATCCGCTCCCTCTACAAACTGCGTCCCCCCTTCAACGTGACGACTCTTTCGCTCATCGCCGCCGAAGCCTCGCTCAAAGACGAAGATTTCGTCGACATGACCCTTCGCAGCTGTTTCGAGGAGATGGCGCGGTTTGAGAGGTTCGCCAAAGAGCGGCAGATCGAAACCATCGACAGCTATACCAACTTCATTACCTACAGGCTCGACGGTGTGACCGATTCGACCGCCCTGGCGGACCGGCTCCTGAAGCGGGGAATCATCGTCCGCGACCTGAAAGGCTACGGCCTCAACGCCATACGCATCACCATCGGAAGACCCGAAGAGAACGACCGTTTCTTCAAAACGACGGCCAAGCTGCTGGATAACGGAACGAAATGA
- the fliH gene encoding flagellar assembly protein FliH translates to METVIPPGKADGHVIRKYQFKVLSQGLEETEPAPTAGEPVPYTFPSLDEPKPSQEPPTGQESLPEEELAEETEEATEPCPDRDEAMEEMLKKADRLSSELVRMEMEMEKQRESFEQMLSEAREEAYRKGVEEGKQACSQSLGEEMETLRKRLADAIEALEKSRRQFLEKVDSIEEELIETAIDLARQVVAKEIRRDSKEVALRLAKLLLTEVKEASSVTLKVSPEDYDFLKTRLAASQVEIVSDPAVAPGGVVILSDIGNIDGQIMHRFERIKEAIFGTVG, encoded by the coding sequence ATGGAAACGGTCATTCCCCCGGGCAAAGCCGATGGCCATGTGATTAGAAAATACCAGTTCAAAGTCCTCTCGCAGGGGCTGGAGGAGACGGAACCCGCTCCCACAGCGGGAGAGCCGGTGCCCTACACCTTTCCCTCCCTCGACGAACCGAAACCTTCGCAGGAACCCCCGACCGGACAGGAGAGCCTCCCCGAAGAGGAGCTGGCGGAGGAGACGGAAGAGGCGACGGAACCGTGCCCGGACCGTGACGAAGCGATGGAGGAGATGCTCAAAAAGGCGGACAGACTCTCCTCCGAACTCGTCCGGATGGAGATGGAGATGGAGAAGCAGCGGGAGAGCTTCGAACAGATGCTTTCGGAAGCCCGGGAAGAGGCTTACCGGAAGGGTGTCGAAGAGGGAAAACAAGCCTGCTCCCAATCCCTCGGCGAGGAGATGGAAACGCTCAGAAAACGGCTGGCCGACGCCATCGAAGCGCTGGAAAAGAGCCGCCGGCAGTTTCTGGAGAAGGTCGACTCCATCGAAGAGGAGCTCATCGAAACCGCCATCGATCTGGCACGGCAGGTGGTGGCCAAGGAGATCCGGCGCGATTCCAAAGAAGTGGCCCTGCGTCTGGCGAAACTTCTTCTGACGGAGGTGAAAGAGGCTTCCTCCGTCACGCTCAAAGTGAGCCCGGAAGATTACGACTTTCTCAAGACGCGTCTCGCCGCTTCCCAGGTGGAGATCGTCTCCGATCCCGCCGTCGCCCCCGGAGGGGTTGTGATACTCAGTGACATCGGCAATATCGACGGCCAGATCATGCACCGCTTCGAGCGGATCAAAGAGGCGATCTTCGGCACCGTCGGATAA